One genomic window of Ammospiza nelsoni isolate bAmmNel1 chromosome 4, bAmmNel1.pri, whole genome shotgun sequence includes the following:
- the MOGS gene encoding mannosyl-oligosaccharide glucosidase, which produces MAGERRRRGGDGPRERPRERLRDRDPKLRQQQKPQRGSGRGRTALALTAAAAALALCLAAAAAGWKRWSEASRLVTPHPAPPAVPPGSTGPLASPTYFWGTYRPHVYFGMKTRSPRAVVTGLMWLQHGGNLRHTSEQNDGVSRYGWLMHDGENFGVQEIRDEGLLLRTEFVKQPGGDHGGDWSWRVTAKMEGKGPAPLLSLFFYVATDGQGTLRPVLENGTRLAAVAGMAEELGDFTLTFLLPTGEGGEGPKYASYNFLAAGVPGLHRLTDLVRHSLRESSVFSPPGRPRRRFFGVSSTGGLPGEPPRGQLLLHQVTLEPPAVLEVTLESGSAAGARQGRLAGPALSAALARHAAAFERRFEDTFGLGTRGVSLPQRRFAQAALSEMLGGIGFFHGRSLLRSEHREEPLPGMESVLFTAVPSRSCFPRGFLWDEGFHLLLLARWDPALARDILAHWLDLLNADGWIPREQILGEEARSRVPPEFVLQHSETANPPTLLLALERLLPDAPLPYLRRLFPRLRSWFEWLNRTQAGPEPFTFRWRGRDPDPERFLNPKTLSSGLDDYPRASHPSAQERHLDLRCWMALGARVLAALAERLGEPHAPYRDMAAALSDNALLERLHWAPELGAFADFGNHSSAVALRWHRPAPVPGRPPAAPQLRREVREAPRLQFVAALGYVSLFPLLLQLLRADSPRLPALLGSMSSEQQLWTPFGLRSLARDSPLYLRRNTEHDPPYWRGSVWVNINFLALRALHGYARAEGPHRERAAKLYRELRQNLVANVFRQYEATGFLWEHYRDSDGTGQGCHPFAGWSALVVLAMAEDY; this is translated from the exons ATGGCgggcgagcggcggcggcgcggcggggatGGACCCCGGGAACGGCCCCGGGAGCGGCTGCGGGACCGGGACCCGAAACTGCGGCAACAGCAAAAGCCGCAGCGAGGCTCCGGGCGGGGCCGGACGGCGCTGGCGCTCacagcggcggcggcagcgctgGCGCTGTGTctggcggcggcggctgccggGTGGAAGCGGTGGAGCGAAGCCTCCCGCCTGGTCACCCCGcaccccgcgccccccgccgtCCCCCCCGGATCTACCGGGCCTCTCGCGTCGCCCACCTATTTCTGGGGCACGTACCGGCCTCACGTTTACTTCGGGATGAAGACGCGGAGCCCGCGCGCTGTGGTGACCG GACTGATGTGGCTCCAACACGGCGGCAACCTGCGGCACACGAGCGAGCAGAACGACGGCGTGTCGCGATACGGGTGGCTGATGCACGACGGGGAGAATTTCGGAGTGCAGGAGATCCGCGatgaggggctgctgctgagaacCGAGTTCGTGAAGCAGCCGGGGGGAGACCACGGCGGCGATTGGAGCTGGCGGGTCACGGCAAAGATGGAG ggcaaGGGCCCGgcccctctcctgtccctcttctTCTACGTGGCCACAGACGGGCAGGGGACGCTGCGGCCGGTGCTGGAGAACGGGACACGGCTGGCGGCTGTGGCAGGGATGGCGGAGGAGCTCGGGGACTTCACCCTcaccttcctgctgcccacTGGGGAGGGCGGGGAGGGGCCCAAGTACGCCAG CTACAACTTCCTGGCCGCGGGGGTGCCGGGGCTGCACCGCCTCACCGACCTGGTCCGGCACAGCCTCCGCGAGAGCTCCGTGTTCTCCCCGCCGGGCCGACCTCGCCGCCGCTTTTTCGGGGTGTCCAGCACCGgggggctgcccggggagcccccgcgggggcagctgctgctgcaccaggtGACGCTGGAGCCGCCGGCGGTGCTGGAGGTGACGCTGGAATCGGGCAgcgcggcgggggcgcggcAGGGCCGGCTGGCGGGGCCGGCGCTGAGCGCGGCGCTGGCCCGGCACGCGGCCGCCTTCGAGCGACGCTTTGAGGACACTTTTGGGCTGGGGACACGCGGGGTGTCCCTCCCGCAGCGCCGCTTCGCCCAGGCCGCGCTCAGCGAGATGCTGGGCGGCATCGGCTTCTTCCACGGCCGCTCGCTGCTGCGCTCGGAGCACCGCGAGGAGCCGCTGCCCGGCATGGAGTCCGTGCTGTTCACGGCCGTGCCCTCGCGCTCCTGCTTCCCGCGGGGCTTCCTGTGGGACGAGGGcttccacctgctgctgctggcccgcTGGGACCCCGCGCTGGCCCGCGACATCCTGGCCCACTGGCTCGACCTGCTCAACGCCGACGGCTGGATCCCGCGGGAGCAGATCCTGGGGGAGGAGGCGCGCTCCCGCGTGCCCCCCGAGTTCGTGCTGCAGCACAGCGAGACGGCGAACCCCCCGACGCTGCTGCTGGCGCTGGAGCGGCTGCTGCCCGACGCGCCCCTGCCCTACCTGCGCCGCCTCTTCCCGCGCCTCCGCTCCTGGTTCGAGTGGCTCAACCGCACGCAGGCCGGCCCCGAGCCCTTCACCTTCCGCTGGCGCGGCCGCGACCCCGACCCCGAGCGCTTCCTGAACCCCAAGACTCTGTCGTCGGGGCTGGACGATTACCCCCGCGCCTCGCACCCGTCCGCCCAGGAGCGGCACCTGGACCTGCGCTGCTGGATGGCGCTGGGCGCCCGCGTGCTGGCGGCGCTGGCCGAGCGCCTGGGCGAGCCCCACGCGCCCTATCGCGACATGGCCGCCGCCCTCAGCGACAACGCCCTGCTGGAGCGGCTGCACTGGGCACCCGAGCTGGGCGCCTTCGCCGACTTCGGCAACCACAGCTCGGCCGTGGCTCTGCGCTGGCACCGCCCGGCCCCGGTGCCCGGCCGGCCCCCGGCGGCCCCGCAGCTGCGGCGGGAGGTGCGGGAGGCGCCGCGGCTGCAATTCGTGGCAGCTTTGGGCTACGTCAGCCTGTtcccgctgctgctgcagctgctgcggGCGGACTCGCCGCGGCTGCCGGCGCTGCTGGGCTCCATGAGCAGCGAGCAGCAGCTGTGGACGCCGTTCGGGCTGCGCTCGCTGGCCCGCGACAGCCCCTTGTACCTGCGGCGCAACACCGAGCACGACCCCCCCTACTGGCGCGGCTCGGTCTGGGTCAACATCAACTTCCTGGCGCTGCGGGCGCTGCACGGGTACGCGCGGGCCGAGGGGCCGCACCGGGAGCGAGCGGCAAAGCTCTACCGGGAGCTGCGGCAAAACCTCGTGGCCAATGTGTTCCGGCAGTACGAGGCCACCGGGTTCCTGTGGGAGCACTACCGGGACAGCGATGGCACCGGGCAGGGGTGTCACCCCTTCGCCGGCTGGTCGGCGCTCGTGGTGCTGGCCATGGCTGAGGACTATTGA